Sequence from the Leptospira johnsonii genome:
CTCATAACCTTTGTTTTGTTACCGGACTAGTCGAAAAGAATCGATTTCGATTATAAACACTTGCAAAACCTAGTTCTTTCGACAATTTTACATTTAGGTTGCCGGACTCCTAAATCTAGGAGTCGAAATTAAAAAAGAGATAGAACCGCCTAAACTAGCCGGGAGAGCCCATGAAAACCATAGAGGATATTCGAAAATCCCTGGAATCCACTTATATGGAACATGAGATAGAGGAAAAACTTCCTCTCATCCAGGAGATCAATCGTCTCAAAAAAGAAAAAAACGCAGTACTTTTAGGACATAATTATATGACTCCGGACGTTTTTCACGGAGTTTCGGACATACTCGGGGATTCACTCTATCTGAGTAAAGCGGCCGCTGAAACGGATGCTGACATTATTCTTTTTAACGGGGTCCATTTTATGGCGGAGACTGCAAAACTTATGTCTCCAGATAAGAAGGTACTCATTGCCGATCTGAAAGCAGGCTGTTCTCTAGCGGAAAGTATCACTAGAGAAGATGTTAAAAAACTAAAAAACCAATATCCTGGAGTCCCGGTAGTCACTTACGTAAACTGTACCGCAGAAGTTAAGGCAGAAACCGATATTTGCTGCACTTCTGCAAACGCAGTTCAGATCGTAAATTCTTTGGATTCAGATACGGTTATCTTTCTTCCTGACGAATACCTCGCCGGAAACGTGCAGAAACAAACCAACAAAAAGATCATCTCCTTTCCCGGACGTTGTATGGTACATGAGATGTACACTGCGGAGGATATACTTTCCGTTCGTAGACAATGGCCCGGGGTCACCGTCATCTCTCACCCTGAATGTAACACAGACGTGGTAGAAGTTTCCGATTTCGCCGGATCCACTTCTCAGATGTCCAAATTCATCCGTGATTCCGGAGCGAAAGATGTGTTCTTAGCTACAGAATGTTCTATGGGAGACAATCTCAGATCCGAGTTCCCCGATAGACAATTTGTTTCTTCTTGCAGGACCTGCCCTCACATGAAACGAATTACATTAGAAAAAATTAAAGATGCGCTTTTATACGAACAATTCGAGATCAAGTTAGATCCTGAGATAGTGGAAAAAGGAAGAATGGCTGTCCAAAGAATGTTGGATGTGAGTTATAAGTAACTTAATGTATAGAATAGGGCAAGGACTAGACTTTCATAGATTAGAGACAAACGAGGCCCGCCCTTTAATTCTGGGCGGAGCGATCATCGATTCGGAATATGCATTGATCGGTCATTCGGATGCTGATATCGTAATACATGCGTTAGCCGACGCGATCTTGGGAGCCATGGGACTGGGAGATATAGGACAATATTTTCCGGACACTGACCCTTCTCTCAAAAATATGGACTCTAAATTGATCTTGCAAAAAACTTTGGATCTTGCTAAAGAGAAAAATTTCAGTCTGGTGAATATTGACTGCACTTTGATCGGAGAAAGGCCTAAAATTTCTCCACATAGAATTAAAATACAATCCTCTCTTTCTAATTTGTTAGGACTTGCCGAGGATTGTGTTTCAGTGAAAGCGACTACTACCGAAAAAATGGGAGCCTTGGGCAGAACCGAAGGATTGGGCGCAAGTTGCGTGGTACTTTTGCAGAAAAACTAAAACCTTCTCATAAAATCGCGATCAAATCGGCCGCAATTTTATCCGTATTTATTACGATATTCTTATATATTCTAAAAAGACCTTATTTGGAAACTTCTTCTTATTTATTAAGAAGAGAAGCATTGGATGAACTACCGCTTGGCAGTTCTAAAAGAAGAGTAATGGATTATATCAAAAAGAAAAAACTGGACCTGGTAGGTTTTCATCAGGGAAAATTTCCGGACGATCCTGAATATGTTTCAGATATCATGGTATTCAACAAAAAAGGAACAGTCCAATCCAACGCATTTCATTGGATCCAGACGGAGAACAATTATACCGAGGTTGATCTAGGAATGTATGTGAATCTGAAAGAATTCAGATTTTGGAAAAAACCTTTTCCATTGAGAGTGAGATTGTATTTTTTATTTTCCAATCAAGAATTAGTACAGATCAGAGTGATCAAAAAGTCGTTTCCCTTTTAGCGGAACTTCTCCATTAGGATCGCATCCTCTCCCGGGCCGTAATAAGATTTCCTCCTTCCGGATTCCAAAAAACCTAATTTAGAATATAAGGAAATAGCAGAAGAATTCAAATTAGAAACTTCTAAAATAACCTTCGGGAACAGATTACAAAGAGTTCTTAGAATGGATTCTGCTTCTCCTTTTTTTCGTCTTTCAGGCAGAATGCCTATCCGTAATAATTCCGAGAAATCGTTTAGGTCCATATAAAACACATAGCCTACATCTTCTTTGATCCAAGCGGGATGATTTTCGATGTGACTTTGGATGGAATAATTGGACCAAGACGAATTTCCAAAAACTGTTTTTTCCATTTGGATCAGGATTTGTAAATCCTCAAGACCGACTAATCTCCAACCTTGCGGAAGATCGTTTTTTTTTCCGGGATCCAATCCATTTTCTCCTTGCGTGAGGGGGAATCATACATACTAATTAACGGTCGCTTTGCGAAAGCAATTTTCGATCAAACTCGAGGAGAAAATTTTTATGCAAACAATCGGGAAATATGTATACGCTGTCCCGTTCCTACTTTTTGGGATCAATCATTTTGTAGCCGGAAGCCAAATGGCCGGAATGGTTCCTGTTCCAGGAGGAGTGATTTGGATCTATGTAACTGGAGCCGCCATGATCGCAGCCTCTGTCAGTATTTTTATAAATAAAAAAACCAAACTCGCGATGATCCTATTGGCTGTACTTTTAGGAATTTATATTGCTCTTCTACACTTGCCGGGAGCAATCAAAGGAGATATGTCTTCTATTATCAATACCTTAAAAGACCTAGGCCTTTTGGGTGGAGCATTGGTGATCTCTAGCATTTCCAGAGACAACGCTTAATTTAAAAAGGGAGAAGGTATAGAATCCTTCTCCCTTTTCCTCTTAGATCTTTCATTTTTCCTTCCAAAAAAATTCCCTTTTCAGGATTTTCCGTGGACCATCTGTCCACATCTCGGACATGGTATTTCAAATACGATTTCTTCCCGAGGTGGAATCAAATGAGGATTACTTTCCTTCTCATTCTTCTTTTTGTATTTCTGATTTCCGATTGTAAGAACCTAAGTAAATTTTCCGGGAAAAATACAAAACCTCCTACAGTCGAGGATCTAGAAGCCTGGAAACGCCGTTTGAATATGGATGAATCCGAGATCATCGAATTAGAAAAGAAGATCCGGGAAATGGCTTCCAAAACCAGATCCGCAGGCGCTCTTAGTTGGAAGATCGCCCAAGGATATATGAAGATCGGCGATTACGATCTAGCATCCAAATATTATAATAAAGCAATCCAAGAAGAAGGTTCCGGAAAAACAGAAGTGATCGGCGCCGATGTTCATTTTTTTGAGTCTTCTCTTCCATATTTCGATAAAGCGCAACTTCTCATGCCTGTGGACCAACAGCTTCTTTTTGAAACCGCTTTATCCTATGCAAACGCTTCCAAAGACAGAGGCTGGGAACCTAAAAGAAGACAGATCGCTATTGAAATTTTCCTATCTCTTTCCAGACAAGATACGAGAGATTCCAGATTTCCTTACCAATTGGCTTTGATCTATTTTGACTCTTCCATGGCGGATTCTTCTTGGGAAGGGATCAATGCAGGCTTCCAAGACCAGGAGAAGGCGTTCACACTTTTGGATTCTATCTTAAAAAAAGAACCTCGCAATGTTCCTGTGCTATTCGCAAAAGGAAATTTTTTATACAGATTCGGCAAGGCGCAAGAAGCGAAAGAGATCTATTTACATTTGAAGAATACGATAGAAGGCCTTAAAAAGGACGGCTTCATTAAAGAAGATCTGCAAGAAAACGAATCTTATAAAAACGTAATAAATAATCTTAAAAAAATGGAATCCTCTGAGAATTAATGCGAGGATCCAGTATGGATTTTCTTTCACTCTCTTCTCCAAGCCTGTACCGGATCCTAACCAGGTCCAGATTCCTATCCCAGAGCCTCTCCAAATGGGAGGTTCTGGAAAAACTGAAAGAAATACTTCCGAAAGATTTAAAAGAAAAAGCGAAGCTAGATTCTAAACATTATTCATCTTCCTTGAAAAAGTTGGGAGCGGAAATCGTTTCTTATTTTGATCCGGAATATCCGGATCTCCTAAAAGAAATTTATGATCCTCCGCCCAATTTATTCTGCTTCGGCAATATCTCGCTTTTAAAACTTTCCTATTTGGCGGTTGTAGGAACAAGAAAGGTTTCTCCAATCACATTAAATTACTCTAAACTAATTCCGGATTTCGTGCAATCTCTCGGATT
This genomic interval carries:
- a CDS encoding GNAT family N-acetyltransferase encodes the protein MDPGKKNDLPQGWRLVGLEDLQILIQMEKTVFGNSSWSNYSIQSHIENHPAWIKEDVGYVFYMDLNDFSELLRIGILPERRKKGEAESILRTLCNLFPKVILEVSNLNSSAISLYSKLGFLESGRRKSYYGPGEDAILMEKFR
- a CDS encoding tetratricopeptide repeat protein, whose amino-acid sequence is MRITFLLILLFVFLISDCKNLSKFSGKNTKPPTVEDLEAWKRRLNMDESEIIELEKKIREMASKTRSAGALSWKIAQGYMKIGDYDLASKYYNKAIQEEGSGKTEVIGADVHFFESSLPYFDKAQLLMPVDQQLLFETALSYANASKDRGWEPKRRQIAIEIFLSLSRQDTRDSRFPYQLALIYFDSSMADSSWEGINAGFQDQEKAFTLLDSILKKEPRNVPVLFAKGNFLYRFGKAQEAKEIYLHLKNTIEGLKKDGFIKEDLQENESYKNVINNLKKMESSEN
- the ispF gene encoding 2-C-methyl-D-erythritol 2,4-cyclodiphosphate synthase; translated protein: MYRIGQGLDFHRLETNEARPLILGGAIIDSEYALIGHSDADIVIHALADAILGAMGLGDIGQYFPDTDPSLKNMDSKLILQKTLDLAKEKNFSLVNIDCTLIGERPKISPHRIKIQSSLSNLLGLAEDCVSVKATTTEKMGALGRTEGLGASCVVLLQKN
- the nadA gene encoding quinolinate synthase NadA, which codes for MKTIEDIRKSLESTYMEHEIEEKLPLIQEINRLKKEKNAVLLGHNYMTPDVFHGVSDILGDSLYLSKAAAETDADIILFNGVHFMAETAKLMSPDKKVLIADLKAGCSLAESITREDVKKLKNQYPGVPVVTYVNCTAEVKAETDICCTSANAVQIVNSLDSDTVIFLPDEYLAGNVQKQTNKKIISFPGRCMVHEMYTAEDILSVRRQWPGVTVISHPECNTDVVEVSDFAGSTSQMSKFIRDSGAKDVFLATECSMGDNLRSEFPDRQFVSSCRTCPHMKRITLEKIKDALLYEQFEIKLDPEIVEKGRMAVQRMLDVSYK
- a CDS encoding DoxX family protein: MQTIGKYVYAVPFLLFGINHFVAGSQMAGMVPVPGGVIWIYVTGAAMIAASVSIFINKKTKLAMILLAVLLGIYIALLHLPGAIKGDMSSIINTLKDLGLLGGALVISSISRDNA